The DNA sequence TTCGTAAAATGATTTTTCTCCGCTGAGAGAGCCGCCTGCGAAAGCGATCAAACTGTCCTCGAAAGAACGAGTGTTGAATAGAGGGCGGATCGCAGGTTGTTGGATAGAGAATATTCCCTTAGTTCCTTCTGAATCTCCCCAAGACTCTAAGAAATGAGTAGTGGAAGCAAGATAGTTGGAAGCAAGTGCAGTCTCATCCGCTCTGTCTGCAAGACTTACGGTTAAAGCGGCTCTATGAAGAAGGTCCTTCCAAGAATCGCCAGCTTGGTAAACCAAATTGGTATCATAGAGGAATAGAACTCCTACTTTAGTTTGTTTTAATGCTTCAGTAAGTTTGTTTAAGTTACCGGAATAATCCGCTAAACCTTCTTTTTTAGGAGAAGTATAATCAACAGTCTTACCGTCGTTGTCTAAGCTAGAGTTTAAGAAGTTCACAAGGATCTGAAGATCCACAGCTTCTTTGGTAGAAGCAGAAAGACCGCCCGCAACCACGAGGGATCTGCCTTTGTTTGACCAAAGAGCTTTTGCTGTTTTGCGGATACCTTCTGCGCTAACTCCAAGATCACCAGCGAGACTTTCTACAGTAGAAGCTCCGGTAATATCTTTGGTATTCGCTCCTAATTCTCCCAAACCTGCAGCAATTGCAAGAGCCAGTTTGGACTGGTCACCAGGACGAATAGGAAGTCTAAGATCCGCGTTAGATCCAGACATAGTAGGAATGGATTCAGCAGCGATGAAATAGTTAAGATCTTTTGCTCCATCTCTTAGGTTTCTGCGTTTAGCAAAATCCTTTTGGTGTTCTTCAGGAGACAACCATCCGCCCATAAAATCGCAATCGATGGACAGGATAGTGTTCGCCAATTCGAAGTTATAGTTAGGAACAAGTGCCTTTCCGTAAGAAGCAGCCTGAGCTTTGGAGATCGCATCTTCTGGAGAAGTGATAGAGATCTCTAAATGTTGTCCCCCACCTACTACTTTTAAGAAGTCAGCGATAATCGCTTTGGTAGAAGGAGAATCAAGAGGTCTTGTTACGATTACAGTGTTACCTTTGTTCTTAGAAAGAGCTTCCTGAACTTTAGAATCCAAAGCGGCCCACTGGATATTCTCCACTTTTCCGCCGGAAACTGCCGCAGGACCTTGTGCTCTATCCGGATCATATAGATCAAAAATAGCAGCTTGTCCGGAAGCGCCGAGAGCACCTTGAGATACAGGGTGATCTTCGTTTCCTTCTAATTTTAGAGGACGTCCGTCTTTAGATCTTACTAAGTAACCGGTTCCGTTGAATACGGTAGCATAGTAGTATGCTTGTCCGTGTTTTACGAAATCGAAAGTACCTTCGTCGGTTTTCAGATCCACATAAGGAACGATTTTTTCGACAGGCTTGCGTACACAATTTAAGGAAGTCATCGCGACTCCCGCACCCATCAATTTAAGGAAGGTCTTACGATCAAATTCCCCTGACTTAATCCTTGCGATGACTGGATCCGGAGAAGTGAAAAATTCAGAGCGCGCCAGATCCTTCGTTTCTTTATCGTTATCTTTCAGTTCGAGGGAGAGCCAGTGAGCTTTCTTTTCTTTCTGGAAATTCTTTTTATCCATCTGTTATGCTATCTCCTGATTATCTGTGGCAGGTGGAACAGTCGGTAGGAGCGTTGTTCTCCCGGTGGCAGTTGATACAGTATCCCATATTCAGGGATGCTACCTGCTTGACCTTGACCATTTCAGCTACATTGCCGTGGCATTGCGAACAATCCACGCCTCTTGAGATATGGCGAGAGTGATTGAACTGAACATGATCCGGAAGGTCGTGGATTTTCACCCACTCGATCGGTTTGTTCTTCGAATAACTCTCGCTCAAAAATTTGATGTCTGGGCTGTTCTTTGCAACAAGCGAGTGACAGTTCATACAAGTTGAAGTATTCGGAACCGTTGCGTGCGCGCTTGTTTCTACACCAGTGTGACAATAACGACAGTCTATCTTATTATCACCTGCGTGAATCTTGTGGTTAAAAGGTATAGGCTGATCCGGAGAGTAGCCTACATATTTGGAGGGAGAAAAAATCAGGTAAGCCACTGCTGCAATAGCAATAAGCGGAACCGAAAGTTTCAAAGCTTTCTTATTCATTCGTGAGAAGTCCCGTGGGTTCCAAAATAAGGTTTGGGAACAAGGATTTTGGCTTCGGTTAAAATTGCAAGTAAACACGTAAAAACGCGATTGGTTTGGCGATTTCTTGCATTTTTATATGAGACTTAGTATCAATTAAATTGATGTTATTTATACTTAGTATAGTCTATTTTAGAAGATAAAAGATCTCGAATACGAAACCTAAGTTTATAATAGATGTGATTAGAACGATCGTTCTTAATATTAAGAAAATTCCTGGATTTTACTTTCTAAATCACTAAAATATGAATTCAAAAATCTAATTTGGAAAGAATGATGCACCGCGCACTGATCCTATTTCTGGGAATTCCCTTCGCTTTCCTAATAACAATCTCCACTATCGCGAAAGGTCAGATAAAAAAACTTAAAGTCACAAGCTTCAATTCATACTTTTTATATGATGAGATAGGAGACTCGCATAAATTCCCCAAAGATAGAAAGCATAGAACAGAAGAAGATTTTGCGAAGATTAAAAAGATAATTTTATCCAATCATCCCGATATAATCGGATTCCAAGAAATAGAAAATGAGACCGCACTTCATCATATTATAATAAATGAATATGAATGTACTGCAACTGTTACCCCGGGTTACTCTCAGGAACTAGGTCTTTGCTGGAAAAAAGAGCTGGGCAAGCCGATCATAAGCGAACTGGAACAACTTTCTATTCGCCCTGGCCTCAGAAAAGGACTACTTGCAGAGTTCAATTTCGACGGTAGGAAAGTTTCTGTCCTAGTAGTTCATTTAAAAGCCGGCCATTCTCCTAAAGATAAGAAGGAAAGAAAAGAACAGATACTCGCTCTGAAGGATATTCTACCTTCTCTGGGCAAATTTGTTCTATTAGGAGATTTTAATGAGGTATTGGAAAGAAGAGTGGATCTTTTGAAGATCCTTCAAAGAAATCTGAAATTGAAAATAGCGAACTATAAACAAAAATCAGATTGTTGGCAACACCATGACGGATTTATAGATTACCTGATCACTAATATGGATTGGCAACAGGGAAGTTTTGTCCAAACCAAGTTTGAATCTGATGACGGCAATTTTGACGGAAATCCAAGTTCGGAAAAAGGCCTTTCGGATCATTGCCCGGTGAGTGCTGAACTGTTGTTAGAGAGATAATTTAAATTAGTAGTGCGGCCGGAAATTGTATATGACGGACGTCTCTTTACCAAAACAATCTTAAGCCAAGAGGGTTATATTCCTTTAAATATCTATCTTTTGTAATAAACACAAAATCAAAACTTACCGCTTGCCACACCAGAAATCTATCGAATGGGTCTGTATGTTTCCCGGTCGGTAATTTATAATAATTCGCAAATATCTCAGGAGAATCCTCGATAAATTCAAATCCAGCTTCTCGGATCTTTTTAGGCAATTGTTCTGGTGTTATTCCTTGCAAGTCCATCTTTCTTAGAGAAAATTTCAGAGAAATTTCCCACAAAGAAATACTACTAATAAAGATCCGATTCCTCTGATTTAAAATTTCCGATTCTACTGTATAGGATAGATTCTCGGGTTGAAATAAAACCCATAGGATCGCGTGAGTATCCAAAAGGTAATTCACAGACTCAGAAATTCCTCATCTGTCATTTTGAAATCATCGGAGATCTCAAAGGAGGCTTTTCCTTTTAAGATTCCTAGTTTTCTCTTTTCGGGTTTTCCAACTTTGCTTGTTGGGATTCGGTCTTTCGTAGAAGGCTTTGTTTCTTGTTCAAACCCTTCCAAAGGAAATTGATATTTGAGTCCTGTTGCTGTCTTTTTCATGACCCAAGGATATTTACATTTTTTTAATGCGTCAACCAGAATGTCTTCAAATCATCTCGATCTCGCGGAATATCTATTCCAAGTTCGTGTTACCACCGAATTTGGTAGCTAACACGAACTCAAGCTGTCTTACGTTTGGAGCGGAATCAAAGTTCTCGTTTCAAAACTTCTATATCCGAATTCAATTCCTGGATAGAAGATTTCATCTTACCGTTATAAATTCCACGTAATCTAAGTTGTGAATCTAAAAGATATACATGATCCGAGTGAAGAAAATCATTTTCAGTGAGTTTCTTTTTGGCGTCTTCTTTCGGGATCGCAGTATCTGCATTAAAGGAGTCTCTTGCTAAAGCATAAATTTCCTTTTGGTTTCCGGTCAGAAGTTTCCATTTTTCGTAACGGATCTTTCGTTTCGAACCGTATTCTTTTAATACCTTGGGAGAATCCAAATCAGGTGTAGCGGAGAAGGATAAAATTTGGATATTAGGATCGGCCTCGAATTCTTTTTGCACTAAACTCAGATTGTTTGTAATCGTCGGACATATTCCTGCACATTTTGTAAAGAAGAAGGAAACCACCGTGATTTTTCCCCTACAAAGACCCTCGGAGACATTTTGATCCTCTTGATCCTTCATTATAAATTTAGAAATTTCTCGCGGCTTCGAAGAATTTTTATTCTCCCAAACAGGCTGTAGATCTTTTCCATAATATAAAGGAAGTTTATCTTTTTGAGGTAGGGAGAAGTCTGTGATCTCTTCCGAATATTCGTCTTTTGGATCTTTCGAACAATTGATAAAAAGAGAGATAAAAATCAAACTGCAGAATAAAATTTTAGAATAAGATCGTGTTCCCATCTTCATTTCCTCGGATCTGACTGCATAATTTTCCACCGGTCATTCCATACGCTCGTCCCTGATATATCACAAAGTTCATATAGATTTGTCCGTTCTCTCTCCACATCTTCTTTCCGATCACTTTTCCATGATCGAATTTTGCATATGAATACAATGATCCTGAGTTTCTCCATTCCCATTGGGGACCGTGGAATTGCCCTTCTAAGTATTCATTATGAAAACGTTTTTTACCGTCGGGGAACCATCCTAGGTGAGTTCCGATCTTCTTCCCCGCAGAAAATTCTCTTTCTGCCAAAACTTGACCGTTGGAATGTACATCTTTTTCGATCCCGTCAGGCAAACCGTTCTTATAGGAAGTCACTCGAATGATCCCTAATTCTTCTGTCCTGGACTCCAAAAGTCCGTAGAATTTTTCTCCTCTATAAAAAACATATCTTCCATTTCGAGTAATAGAAGGATCCGTACTTGCGACCCGAGCCGGATCGCAAGCGACTAGAAGAAAACAGATTACAAATAAATAGAACTTCAATCAGACCTCTGATCAGTCTACGGAACCTGGGGTTCCTTTGAAGTAACTTCCAATAATGTATCCGTTCAGACCTGTATTGTTTTCTACGTGATAACAATACGTTGCATCTACAAATTCGGTAGTAGTGCAAGAAGTTGTATGAGTGGTAGAATCCAATGTAGGATAAGAGCCTGATTGGTTTTTCTTTCCATAGATCGGGAAACCATCCAACATGATCCCTACTAAATTATCATCGTCGTTCGTGATCTTATAAGGTTCTGTATGATAATGATATTTTCCAGTATTCTGAGGGTGGCCTTGGGAAGGATCCATCGTGTAATATTCAGTCGCAAAAGAATCCCCCGGAGCTGCCTGGTTATTAAAGATCACAACACCTAATGTTGTAATTCCCACTGAATCCGTTCCTGCATTGGATTGAGTACAATCCGTAACAGTAGGAGTAGTTGGGATCGTCATGGTGATATTTTGAGATATGATAGTATTCGGATTTGTATGGAAACCACCAGCAGTGTCTATCGCCTCGTTATACCCGGAAGCCACTGAATAATATGAACTTTTATGAGGAGGTTTATCATTCGTTGTGATCACATAATTGGAACCTTCAACAGTTATGGTCACACAATGGAAACTGGTTTTCATCCAACAAGGAGCCTCTGCAGCAATATGTGTCTCACAGGTAGGCCCCCCAAAACCTCTGTCGTCAGGGTTAATATCGATTGCAGCCGAACATGAAGAATTGTCCGTAAGAGTTGTAGGCATTGTAGTGGTGGTTGTAGGTGTACATTGAGAAGAAGATGATAATAAAACCGCAGCGGAAGAAAGATCACTTCCTCCGGAGCTATCGCAGTTCCACACAAAGGCTGCGACTGCGGTTAATAGAATAGATCGTAAACGAAGCATAATTACTCCAAACTTATTAGTTTAGAATAATCTACGAAATCTTTCGTACGAATTCGACCGTCCCAATCGGCTCGAACCATATTTTTAAAATTTTAGGCGGAAACGATTTTGGAAATTTCTTCCAAATATTGAGTTGGTGTCTTTCCTGTGACTTTTTTAAAAGAAGTATTAAACGTGGACTTGGAATTGAAGCCATACTCAAGGGCCAGTCTCAAAAAATTAGGACGTTCTTCCGAAATATTTCCCAAAGCGGAAATGATATCTTTGATCCTATACTCGTTAACAAAATTATAGAAATTTGTTTCCAGCGTTTCGCTTAATATTTGTGTTATATAGAACCGAGGAATTTCCGTATTTTCAGAAAGTAGGTCGATGGAGAATTCAGAATCTTTATAAGGTTTTTCAGACTCCATATAATTTCGGATCTTAGAAAGAAATTCAGGGACCATATCTTCCCTTAGCCCTGACTTTTCATATTTTTTACGTTCTTCTTCTACCCCCTCTTCTTCATTTAAAGTTTTTTCTTTAAACGCATGAAGTTCTCTATGGGTGTAAACCACGGTTTGTCTTACTCCAAACCAGCAAAAGAAAACGGAAAATGCCAATACCGCAGCTCCTCGAACTAACCTAGGTTCGTAAGTTTCGGGAGGAAGATCCGTAAACAGCAAACCTTCTAACAAAAAATGGACTCCTGCGGATATTACGAACAGTACCAAAGTCCAATACATCCATCGTAAATCCTTAATACTATCTATATTAGAAAAATGATTTACTATATTCTTCCTATGGCGGTTCAAAAGTAGGAAAGTCCAAACTGAATACACTAACATAGAAGTGACTAATAACCCGCCGTTTGGGTGGAATCCCCTACTCGGTCTATGCCAATCATGAGGATCAAATTCTTCTTCCTGAGGTTGAAAAAAGAATAATCTAGATAAAAGTATACATTGCAGGATTACAAATGGAACAAAATGAAGAAGGTCCGTTCTTCTGAAACTTCTACCTTCCGTCGTTAGATTTTGAATATAAAGCAATAATAATGGACCATAGGTGTAAGGAAACAGGATGGAAAAATCCAAAAACTCAGGTCCCCATTCGAATCTATGGACCAACAAATGTCCTAGATGAGGAGCCGCGAGAAAGATCGTAAATACTGAATAGATAGAATCAAAAGAATATCTAGGTCTTTTAGTAAAGATCAGAAAAGCGGAAAAAACGCAGATCGTAAATGAGATAATCGGGATCGCAGGAACCATGACTAAATTTGACCCGGAAAATCCCCCGGTTTGGTTCTCCATCTTCTATGTACCCAAAAATATTGTTCAGGATACAGTTTCACTTCTTCTTCCAATGCTTTCGTCCAAACTTCAGTGTAATGACGAATTGCAGCTTCTCTATCGGAGAACGCGGATTTATCTACGAAGCCAAGATCCTTAACTCGTACCATAACTTTTCCTTTTTCTCCGCATAAAACCGAATAGAGTAACATTTTTGCGCCGGTTAAGTAGGCCATCAATGCAGGACCTTGGTAGGTAGATGCTTTTCGATTGAAGAAGTCTACAAAGATCCCAACCTTGCCTGCATTCTGATCGGAACCAAATCCTACCCAATAACCTTGTTTTAACATTTTAGTAACTTGGCTGGATTCTTCTGTGGAAACTAATTTGATCCCATTCTTACTTCTTAATTTATGAATGAGTCTATCCACATAAGGATTTCGGACTTTTTTATAAATCCCTCCTCCCTTCATTCTGATTCCCATAAATTGCACAAGAATTTCCCAGGTACCAAAATGTCCCGAGATCAAAACAACCCCTACTCCGTCTTGGATCGTTTTCTGCTCGATCGCCAAAGACTCCGCATCATAAACCAGATATTTATCCATCCACTTACGACTCAAACGAGGAGCAAATAAGGTACCAGCGAGAAGGTCACCTATATGAAGAAAACTTTTCCATACGAGTTCCTTTTTCTTTTCTTCCGAATAATCCGGAAACGCATAAGAAATATTATCGTATGCGATCTTACGATGTTTTTTAGCGAGAGGATAAAGAAGACGTACTAAAAATCTTCCGTAAACTAAACAGGCTCTATAAGGTAGAATTCTGAACGGAAGATAAAATAAGTATAAAAAGATATAGGGAATAATATAACGAACCAAGGTAGATCCAATTCTTGTTTTTCGAACATAAGGGCTCGGTCCTTATTCCTTGACAAGCAAAAAGACCCTCAGTTCATCTGGTATAGGATCTCGAATATAATTTGAGTTCCCAATTGGACATTCTCCAAACTAATACTTTCATTTTTTGCATGAAGCATAGCGAGTTCCTTTTCACTTAAAAGAACAGGGATCAGACCATAACATTCCATACCAATCTGACGAAAGTACGCATTATCCGTTTTGCCTGGAGAAATAAAAGGAGCGGCAACACTCCCAGGGATTTTACGAGTCG is a window from the Leptospira andrefontaineae genome containing:
- a CDS encoding endonuclease/exonuclease/phosphatase family protein, whose product is MMHRALILFLGIPFAFLITISTIAKGQIKKLKVTSFNSYFLYDEIGDSHKFPKDRKHRTEEDFAKIKKIILSNHPDIIGFQEIENETALHHIIINEYECTATVTPGYSQELGLCWKKELGKPIISELEQLSIRPGLRKGLLAEFNFDGRKVSVLVVHLKAGHSPKDKKERKEQILALKDILPSLGKFVLLGDFNEVLERRVDLLKILQRNLKLKIANYKQKSDCWQHHDGFIDYLITNMDWQQGSFVQTKFESDDGNFDGNPSSEKGLSDHCPVSAELLLER
- a CDS encoding YHYH protein, producing the protein MLRLRSILLTAVAAFVWNCDSSGGSDLSSAAVLLSSSSQCTPTTTTTMPTTLTDNSSCSAAIDINPDDRGFGGPTCETHIAAEAPCWMKTSFHCVTITVEGSNYVITTNDKPPHKSSYYSVASGYNEAIDTAGGFHTNPNTIISQNITMTIPTTPTVTDCTQSNAGTDSVGITTLGVVIFNNQAAPGDSFATEYYTMDPSQGHPQNTGKYHYHTEPYKITNDDDNLVGIMLDGFPIYGKKNQSGSYPTLDSTTHTTSCTTTEFVDATYCYHVENNTGLNGYIIGSYFKGTPGSVD
- a CDS encoding SCO family protein; amino-acid sequence: MGTRSYSKILFCSLIFISLFINCSKDPKDEYSEEITDFSLPQKDKLPLYYGKDLQPVWENKNSSKPREISKFIMKDQEDQNVSEGLCRGKITVVSFFFTKCAGICPTITNNLSLVQKEFEADPNIQILSFSATPDLDSPKVLKEYGSKRKIRYEKWKLLTGNQKEIYALARDSFNADTAIPKEDAKKKLTENDFLHSDHVYLLDSQLRLRGIYNGKMKSSIQELNSDIEVLKREL
- a CDS encoding helix-turn-helix domain-containing protein; translated protein: MENQTGGFSGSNLVMVPAIPIISFTICVFSAFLIFTKRPRYSFDSIYSVFTIFLAAPHLGHLLVHRFEWGPEFLDFSILFPYTYGPLLLLYIQNLTTEGRSFRRTDLLHFVPFVILQCILLSRLFFFQPQEEEFDPHDWHRPSRGFHPNGGLLVTSMLVYSVWTFLLLNRHRKNIVNHFSNIDSIKDLRWMYWTLVLFVISAGVHFLLEGLLFTDLPPETYEPRLVRGAAVLAFSVFFCWFGVRQTVVYTHRELHAFKEKTLNEEEGVEEERKKYEKSGLREDMVPEFLSKIRNYMESEKPYKDSEFSIDLLSENTEIPRFYITQILSETLETNFYNFVNEYRIKDIISALGNISEERPNFLRLALEYGFNSKSTFNTSFKKVTGKTPTQYLEEISKIVSA
- a CDS encoding TAT-variant-translocated molybdopterin oxidoreductase, translated to MDKKNFQKEKKAHWLSLELKDNDKETKDLARSEFFTSPDPVIARIKSGEFDRKTFLKLMGAGVAMTSLNCVRKPVEKIVPYVDLKTDEGTFDFVKHGQAYYYATVFNGTGYLVRSKDGRPLKLEGNEDHPVSQGALGASGQAAIFDLYDPDRAQGPAAVSGGKVENIQWAALDSKVQEALSKNKGNTVIVTRPLDSPSTKAIIADFLKVVGGGQHLEISITSPEDAISKAQAASYGKALVPNYNFELANTILSIDCDFMGGWLSPEEHQKDFAKRRNLRDGAKDLNYFIAAESIPTMSGSNADLRLPIRPGDQSKLALAIAAGLGELGANTKDITGASTVESLAGDLGVSAEGIRKTAKALWSNKGRSLVVAGGLSASTKEAVDLQILVNFLNSSLDNDGKTVDYTSPKKEGLADYSGNLNKLTEALKQTKVGVLFLYDTNLVYQAGDSWKDLLHRAALTVSLADRADETALASNYLASTTHFLESWGDSEGTKGIFSIQQPAIRPLFNTRSFEDSLIAFAGGSLSGEKSFYEYVKNSWTKKLGSKQKWEDLLRVGTTVRAKDRRKTASATRGFNKAALKKPATYPAGIRLALYETSSIGDGRAANNSLLQELPDPVTKVTWDNYVVISPALAKEKGIQSNDVVSVKTTKGSIELPAQVQPGVHKDTIGIAVGYGRTAAGKVGNEVGKNAYVLAEDGVFSGISVTSLEKTGKTYKLACTQHHHVLSPGFGYEDRPLVQSTSLEEWKKNPASGVKESEIPKIKKDGKMVYATGANPVHEYPGYKWGMAIDLTACTGCGSCVIACQVENNIPVVGRDEVRVGREMHWLRIDRYYIGDPEKPEDLQIAHQPMMCQQCDNAPCETVCPVMATVHSSEGINDMVYNRCVGTRYCSNNCPYKVRRYNWAQHWYNDTGAEKGSRTPRYLGLNPEVTVRGRGVMEKCNFCAHKIAEAKIQAKNEGRTLKDGEVRCACEQSCAADAISFGNTNDKTSKVSKLSADPRSFRVLEYLNVGPQVAYLTRVRA
- a CDS encoding lysophospholipid acyltransferase family protein, which gives rise to MVRYIIPYIFLYLFYLPFRILPYRACLVYGRFLVRLLYPLAKKHRKIAYDNISYAFPDYSEEKKKELVWKSFLHIGDLLAGTLFAPRLSRKWMDKYLVYDAESLAIEQKTIQDGVGVVLISGHFGTWEILVQFMGIRMKGGGIYKKVRNPYVDRLIHKLRSKNGIKLVSTEESSQVTKMLKQGYWVGFGSDQNAGKVGIFVDFFNRKASTYQGPALMAYLTGAKMLLYSVLCGEKGKVMVRVKDLGFVDKSAFSDREAAIRHYTEVWTKALEEEVKLYPEQYFWVHRRWRTKPGDFPGQI
- a CDS encoding type II toxin-antitoxin system VapC family toxin, with the translated sequence MNYLLDTHAILWVLFQPENLSYTVESEILNQRNRIFISSISLWEISLKFSLRKMDLQGITPEQLPKKIREAGFEFIEDSPEIFANYYKLPTGKHTDPFDRFLVWQAVSFDFVFITKDRYLKEYNPLGLRLFW
- a CDS encoding cytochrome c3 family protein produces the protein MNKKALKLSVPLIAIAAVAYLIFSPSKYVGYSPDQPIPFNHKIHAGDNKIDCRYCHTGVETSAHATVPNTSTCMNCHSLVAKNSPDIKFLSESYSKNKPIEWVKIHDLPDHVQFNHSRHISRGVDCSQCHGNVAEMVKVKQVASLNMGYCINCHRENNAPTDCSTCHR
- a CDS encoding toxin-antitoxin system YwqK family antitoxin, whose protein sequence is MKFYLFVICFLLVACDPARVASTDPSITRNGRYVFYRGEKFYGLLESRTEELGIIRVTSYKNGLPDGIEKDVHSNGQVLAEREFSAGKKIGTHLGWFPDGKKRFHNEYLEGQFHGPQWEWRNSGSLYSYAKFDHGKVIGKKMWRENGQIYMNFVIYQGRAYGMTGGKLCSQIRGNEDGNTILF